Proteins from one Candidatus Fusobacterium pullicola genomic window:
- a CDS encoding DUF177 domain-containing protein produces MKLEIKDFQNQILEFDFYMENIEDIELVERVHVIGTAVNNNGKVEISGHYSTTLRVQCVRCLKEFDLKLENDFMGTFLDENQYTQYLKSLNTECEIDKNEIYDPIENGIIDLESLVREYILLDMPPYPQCEPSCEDDSEIEKHSNDGIDPRWQQLLQIKN; encoded by the coding sequence TTGAAATTAGAGATTAAAGATTTTCAAAACCAGATTTTAGAGTTCGATTTTTATATGGAGAACATAGAAGATATTGAACTTGTAGAAAGAGTACATGTTATTGGAACAGCTGTAAATAACAATGGAAAAGTTGAAATAAGTGGACATTACTCAACAACATTAAGGGTACAATGTGTAAGATGTTTAAAAGAGTTTGATTTGAAATTAGAAAATGATTTTATGGGAACTTTTTTAGATGAGAATCAATATACTCAGTATTTAAAGAGCTTGAATACAGAGTGTGAAATTGATAAAAATGAGATTTATGATCCTATAGAAAATGGGATTATAGATTTAGAAAGTTTGGTAAGAGAGTATATATTATTAGATATGCCACCATACCCACAATGTGAGCCTAGTTGTGAAGATGATTCAGAAATAGAGAAACATAGTAATGATGGAATAGATCCACGTTGGCAACAATTATTGCAGATAAAAAATTAA